From one Solanum stenotomum isolate F172 chromosome 12, ASM1918654v1, whole genome shotgun sequence genomic stretch:
- the LOC125846260 gene encoding monothiol glutaredoxin-S17 — protein sequence MGGGGSVKEVQSKTELDKIVADGSPAILHFWASWCEASKHMDQVFSHLSTDFPHAHFLRVEAEEQPEISELHSVSAVPYFVFFKEGKAVDTLEGADPSSLANKVAKIAGSITPGDPAAPASLGMAAGPSVLEAIQELSRENGAPQVSSSGLDDRLTKRLQQLVSSHPVLLFMKGTPEEPKCGFSQKVVDILKKEKVKFGSFDILTDNEVREGLKKFSNWPTYPQLYCKGELLGGCDIVITMHESGELTDVFKDHGVGVSDSLETKPNKTAGGKGGISEQSGLSTALTTRLTGLINSCPVMLFMKGTVDEPRCGFSRKVVDILKQEKVEFETFDILSDDEVRQGLKVYSNWSSYPQLYIKGELIGGSDIVLEMQKSGEFRKVLTEKGIHQKVSLEDRLKNLLNSSPVMLFMKGTPDSPRCGFSSKVVNALKEEGVDFGSFDILSDEEVRQGLKTFSNWPTYPQLYYKGELVGGCDIILELHSGGELKSTLSE from the exons ATGGGCGGAGGAGGATCAGTGAAGGAAGTTCAATCAAAGACGGAGCTTGATAAGATTGTCGCCGATGGATCACCGGCGATTTTGCACTTTTGGGCATCATGGTGTGAAGCTTCTAAGCACATGGACCAAGTCTTTTCTCATCTTTCTACTGATTTCCCACATGCCCATTTTCTAAGA GTTGAAGCTGAAGAACAGCCTGAGATATCTGAGCTGCACTCTGTTTCTGCTGTTCCTTACTTTGTCTTCTTCAAG GAAGGTAAGGCTGTTGATACATTGGAAGGGGCCGATCCTTCTAGTTTGGCTAACAAGGTTGCAAAAATTGCTGGGTCAATCACTCCTGGGGATCCTGCCGCTCCTGCTAGCCTAGGAATGGCTGCAGGTCCCTCTGTTCTTGAAGCAATTCAGGAATTGTCTAGAGAAAACGGTGCCCCTCAAGTGTCAAGTTCTGGTCTTGATGATCGGCTAACAAAGCGACTTCAGCAGCTGGTTTCTTCTCATCCAGTTCtgcttttcatgaaagggacCCCAGAAGAACCCAAGTGTGGTTTTAGTCAGAAAGTCGTTGACATCTTGAAGAAAGAGAAGGTTAAATTTGGAAGTTTTGATATTCTGACGGACAATGAGGTCCGTGAGGGGTTGAAGAAATTTTCCAATTGGCCAACATATCCTCAACTGTACTGCAAGGGTGAACTTCTTGGTGGTTGTGATATTGTTATAACTATGCATGAGAGTGGTGAACTTACAGATGTTTTCAAGGATCATGGGGTTGGGGTCTCTGATTCTCTTGAAACTAAACCAAATAAAACTGCGGGTGGGAAGGGTGGCATCTCTGAACAATCTGGCTTGAGTACTGCCTTGACTACTCGTCTTACAGGTCTGATAAACTCTTGCCCAGTTATGCTGTTTATGAAAGGAACAGTTGATGAACCCCGGTGTGGATTCAGCAGAAAGGTGGTGGATATTCTTAAACAGGAGAAAGTGGAGTTTGAGACTTTTGACATTCTTTCTGATGATGAAGTCCGTCAAGGACTGAAGGTTTATTCCAACTGGTCTAGTTATCCACAGCTGTACATAAAGGGTGAACTTATTGGTGGATCAGACATTGTACTGGAGATGCAAAAGAGCGGTGAGTTTAGGAAGGTTCTAACTGAGAAGGGGATACACCAGAAAGTAAGTCTTGAAGACCGTTTAAAGAATCTACTGAACTCCTCACCTGTAATGCTCTTTATGAAGGGTACACCAGATTCTCCAAGGTGTGGTTTCAGCTCGAAGGTGGTTAATGCCTTGAAGGAGGAAGGGGTTGATTTTGGATCCTTTGATATTCTATCCGATGAAGAAGTGAGGCAGGGATTAAAGACCTTCTCCAACTGGCCAACTTATCCGCAGCTGTATTACAAAGGCGAACTGGTAGGAGGATGTGATATCATCCTGGAATTACATAGCGGGGGTGAACTCAAGTCAACATTATCTGAATAG
- the LOC125846259 gene encoding pentatricopeptide repeat-containing protein At4g21705, mitochondrial translates to MQVNRRIFQALTGITNRFYHSDKPKKVSLYSKISPLGNPSCSVTNELDEWVCKGNKIRFAEIQRIILDLRKRKRFSQALEASEWLKSSGIFTFSSTEHAVQLDLIGKVHGFPDAESYFNNLSKEDKNDKTYGALLHCYVRQCQMEKALTHLRKMEEEGVSLSSVAFNDIMSLYTRTGEYERIPEMLRHMKEIGVCPDNLSYRICINSYGARSDIEGMERVLNEMENQSFIVMDWNTYAAVANTYVKEGLNDKANSFLKKAEEKIDNKEGIGYNYLISVHSKLGNKDEVIRLWFLEKSALKRCINRDYINMLEALVRLDSLEEAEQLLKEWETSDNCYDIRVPYIVIIGYTDKQLYEKAETMLDDLSTKGKILTPNVWGRLAAGYLDKDKFERAVKCMKVALSLKKDRKGWKPDPKVIMRILSLFAENGNVNDAESFFHSLRPIVAVNREMYHALLKSYIAGGKEVESLLNSMRDDNIDENEETKVILGINQRGGSNS, encoded by the exons ATGCAAGTGAATCGCCGGATTTTCCAAGCCCTAACCGGAATTACAAATCGATTTTACCATTCCGACAAGCCGAAGAAAGTGTCACTCTACTCTAAAATAAGTCCACTGGGAAACCCTAGCTGTAGCGTAACCAATGAGCTGGATGAATGGGTTTGCAAGGGAAATAAAATCCGATTCGCGGAGATTCAACGCATCATTCTTGATCTTCGCAAACGCAAACGCTTCAGTCAGGCCCTGGAG GCTTCCGAGTGGTTGAAGAGTTCTGGTATTTTCACTTTTTCATCAACTGAGCATGCAGTACAACTGGATCTGATTGGTAAGGTTCATGGGTTTCCTGATGCAGAAAGCTACTTCAATAACTTGAGCAAAGAAGATAAGAATGATAAGACATATGGTGCTCTTCTACATTGTTATGTTCGCCAGTGCCAAATGGAAAAGGCATTGACCCATCTGCGGAAGATGGAGGAGGAGGGTGTTTCTCTATCTTCTGTGGCCTTCAACGATATAATGTCACTGTACACGAGAACTGGTGAGTATGAAAGGATCCCTGAAATGCTACGCCATATGAAGGAAATTGGGGTCTGTCCTGACAATTTAAGTTATAGAATCTGTATCAATTCGTATGGAGCAAGATCAGATATTGAGGGGATGGAGAGGGTCTTAAATGAAATGGAGAACCAATCCTTTATTGTCATGGACTGGAACACCTATGCTGCTGTGGCAAATACATATGTTAAAGAAGGCCTAAATGATAAAGCAAACAGTTTCCTCAAGAAAGCGGAGGAGAAGATAGATAATAAAGAAGGGATCGGTTATAATTACCTCATCTCAGTACATTCTAAACTAGGAAACAAAGATGAAGTCATAagattatggtttcttgagaagaGTGCTCTAAAGAGGTGCATAAATCGGGATTATATAAATATGTTAGAAGCTCTAGTGAGACTTGATTCACTTGAAGAAGCGGAGCAGTTGCTCAAGGAGTGGGAGACATCTGATAACTGTTATGATATCAGGGTACCATACATAGTCATTATAGGGTATACGGATAAACAGCTATATGAAAAGGCAGAGACCATGCTTGATGATTTATCAACAAAAGGGAAGATACTAACACCAAATGTTTGGGGAAGACTGGCAGCAGGCTACCTAGATAAAGATAAGTTTGAGAGGGCTGTGAAATGCATGAAAGTTGCTCTTTCCTTGAAGAAGGATAGAAAAGGATGGAAGCCTGACCCTAAGGTCATCATGAGAATACTCAGTTTGTTTGCGGAGAATGGCAATGTGAATGACGCTGAATCATTTTTTCATTCACTGAGGCCCATTGTCGCTGTAAACAGAGAGATGTATCATGCCTTACTAAAATCATATATAGCAGGTGGTAAAGAAGTTGAAAGCCTTTTAAACAGTATGAGAGATGATAAcattgatgaaaatgaagaaacaaaagTGATACTAGGAATAAACCAACGAGGAGGTTCTAACAGTTAA